In Rhodospirillaceae bacterium, a genomic segment contains:
- a CDS encoding division/cell wall cluster transcriptional repressor MraZ: protein MTSFISTYENKVDRKGRVSVPAAYRSALGTETYQGVIAYPSLTDPAIEAFGKGTLEELNRRRFDQSLDGGDFAQTLVGKSDDGLVETIMAISSELPFDGEGRIILPARLVEHAGITDRATFVGRGTRFQIWAPDAYEKHQAAEVEALRARLNGGSLQ from the coding sequence GTGACGTCGTTTATTTCGACATACGAGAACAAGGTAGACCGGAAGGGCCGTGTATCGGTTCCCGCTGCCTATCGCTCGGCGCTCGGAACCGAGACGTATCAAGGGGTTATCGCCTATCCATCGCTGACCGATCCGGCAATTGAAGCATTCGGAAAAGGCACGCTCGAAGAACTCAACCGGCGCCGGTTCGACCAATCTCTCGATGGAGGAGATTTCGCGCAAACACTGGTCGGTAAGTCGGATGACGGGCTGGTCGAGACCATCATGGCGATCTCCAGCGAGCTGCCATTTGACGGTGAAGGGCGAATCATTCTGCCCGCCCGCCTTGTTGAGCATGCCGGCATTACCGACCGCGCGACCTTCGTTGGCCGCGGCACCCGTTTTCAGATATGGGCGCCGGATGCCTATGAAAAGCACCAGGCCGCGGAGGTTGAAGCCTTGCGCGCCCGGCTGAACGGGGGGTCGCTGCAATGA